Below is a genomic region from Blochmannia endosymbiont of Camponotus modoc.
CTATACATAGTAATCATGCCGTACCGTCTTATTATTTTAATATAATTGAACAATTGGATTATGTCTTTAATATTATATTGATCATATTAAAAAAAATTATTCTTATAATAGTAAATGTTTATTATTTATTAATTTGTAATCACTCTATATTATATAGAGTGATTACTTTTTAGTTTAGCATGTAAGATATAGTTTGTATTGAGGTTATGTATTAAGGCGCATTTATGCGTGCAGGGATTATAGCATAATCCGGTGATGTTTTGTTCTTCTAAAATGGTAGAGTCAATCCATTCTAGTAATTCAGATGGGGTAATAAATTTATTAAAATTATGAGTGCCTTTTGGAATAATGCGAAAAATATATTCAGCGCCTATTATAACGAGCAGCCATGATTTAAATGTACGATTTAATGTGGAAAAAAATACTGATCCATCTATCTTAATCATGGTAGAGCAAGCATGAACAATTGATGAGGGACACGGTACATGCTCTAAAACTTCCATACAGGTTACTACATCGTAGTGATTAGCATGTTTTAAGGCATGGTTTTCTATTGTTTCTTGTATGTAATGAATATTTAAACCTTGATGTAAGGCATGTGATTTTGCAACTTCTAAAGCGGAAGCATTGATATCTAACCCAACGACTTTTGCGCCTGCTTGCGCCATACTTTCTGACAAAATACCCCCACCGCAGCCAATATCTAATATTTTTTTTCCAAATAGTCCATTACTGTGCTCAATAATATAATTAAAGCGTGTCGAATTAATGTGATGCAATGGTTTAAATGTATTAAAAGGACCCCACCATTGTGATGTGGATGTTTTGAATTTATCGATTTCTTTTTTATTCATATTCTTTTGATTTTCTGTAAGTTCATCAATAATTGTGTCTTTCATGTTAAGATCTTCTTAAAATAAGAAAATAGGAATGCTATAGATTTGAATGTTAGTATGTAGATTATTTACAACTATTAGTTCATTGAAATATGGTTATGAACTGATTTATATATAACATGATAAATGTATTTATCTTTGTAGAGTAATTTAAATATTACTAAAACAGTTTATATTATAGTTTAATAGATTATTTAAACAATTTTTTAATATATATATGAATTCAAAATAAATAGAGGATATAAATGCATGAATGATTTTGCTAAAGAAATCACACAAATTAACATAGAAGAAGAATTAACGCATTCTTATTTAGATTATGCTATGTCAGTGATCGTTGGGCGTGCATTGCCAGA
It encodes:
- the ubiG gene encoding bifunctional 2-polyprenyl-6-hydroxyphenol methylase/3-demethylubiquinol 3-O-methyltransferase UbiG, with the translated sequence MKDTIIDELTENQKNMNKKEIDKFKTSTSQWWGPFNTFKPLHHINSTRFNYIIEHSNGLFGKKILDIGCGGGILSESMAQAGAKVVGLDINASALEVAKSHALHQGLNIHYIQETIENHALKHANHYDVVTCMEVLEHVPCPSSIVHACSTMIKIDGSVFFSTLNRTFKSWLLVIIGAEYIFRIIPKGTHNFNKFITPSELLEWIDSTILEEQNITGLCYNPCTHKCALIHNLNTNYILHAKLKSNHSI